TAGCCAACCtgcattttcttattttttcaaaATCAGTGGAACCGAACCGCTTTTTTTTACGCTTAGCCTGATTCTACATGTGGCAGGAACTACATTAGTGTTGAAAGTACGGGGAACGTCTGTAGACGCTTGTTTGTCTACTAATTCAGAACCCGACGGTACAGCAAAGACGCGATCACTTATCTCCCTTCGAACAATTTTCTTAGATGTGAGCGCATCACATAGCGTTATAATCTACGCAGGTGAGCGCGTACTTCGACTACTGTGACCGCGAGATCCCCCACCGGCGTCGCAGCGACATCATGCGGTTCTTTGACATGGGCTACCTGAACAACGTGCACCATGATCAGAGCATTGTCACCATCGGCCCTGATACTCAAACGAGCGAGGTGGTGCGTCTGGAGCGCTTCAGCTGGGACTTTTCCAAGGGAGCCGAGGAGAGCCGCCAGAAGATCGACCACTATGCTCGCCTCTACGCGAACGCCTTTGAACCAGACGAGATTCTGCCCCAGGGTACCTCTCGCTGCCACCGTTATTGCTTATACTAGTACTACTactcctcctcctactactactactactactactactactaataataataatatcaataaaataataataataataataataataataataataataataataataataataataataataataataataataataatagtactaTTTGACATCATTTCCCACTTACGTAAAGTCTTAAGTGTCTGTTATGCCTCTTCCAAAAAcaagtgtttcacactcgccgccacggctgcTCTGACTAAGGCTCCCAGGTTTGCGTGCACATAAATACCTGACAAAGTGGGCGAGAGGACGACCGTCGCCATGGCTCAATTGGTGGAATATCGGGTGCATTGTCCGAAGGTCTCAgtttcggtccttgccggcggcaagttgacttttcgtccactttactttcttaacatttatatcttaattactacaataTAGTTGaaacagtgcaattaacgtcccctatacctctTTAGGCATCATTATCGCTTTGTATTCATTCCAGTCGACCTAGTGACTATCGTGGTCACGCCTCTTTTCTTACGTTCTTTGCGATTACCACTTCCGGTCTTCAGTTCACATTATATTTCCCCTGCCGACCACTTGAGGCCCCCTACTGTTTCCACTCACTCTCTCTAATTCATTCCTGTCTACGTACACTTCACTTGCATCTAAGCCAGGCTAAGCAAGGCATGGGATACGAATTCACGTTGCGTCGGAGGTACGTGTGAGTTGAGGGAAGTACGAAGCTGCGAATGAGCTTTGCAGTTTATACGTACCTTCTGACTGGGCGCGATAGAGCTGCTGCACTGAAATGAAGCTATAGATAATCTGCTTCTGACCTCACTTTTGTCTTCGAATACTGACATTACTAGCGAAATATTGCGTTGTAAAAATGCAATTAATATTATGCACGTGAGCAAGCTCTTATCAGACTCTTACGTTTAGAAACTTTGATTGCAGGAGAATTTTAGAAAGCTGTAGTAAGCAAccataaaaaaatttgcagtggcttagctcggctatgccaggatatacgtagcgttagcaaaggttcagctgattattctgagctttccagattgtctaggacagtccttactgctgctccaattacacacacacggtatacgtattatgtggcatatgcatatttatttttgctcaacgtcaggttgtttcttcattctttgtacgctgaaccgcgaattgccaggcagctacttcgggatccgatgacataagcttctcggctcttctgcgccgctgaacagcatttgcgctttccttctccatggcgttccccatctgcaaacgccagtcagacgcgctatcaagcggcaccagcgcattgtcagacggcgactgcacagcgagcaacgattttcgcagacattgtcgtttgcattccccgatAAGCAAacgactactgagtcagaacaataacttcagtaccttggcgaagaattaacagatggcgctCCACAAATAAATCTTCATTCTGACGTGTAAATACTTAAATATTAGCAAATGGCCCTTACCCTTTGAATAGCCCTCGTATAAGCACCAACCACGACCAAGCGTAGCGCTTCAGAGGAGACACCAGCGCGATCATCGCTGCATTGAATAATAAATCTTTTGTGCGCAAGCTGTTCCCACTCCAAATACCGTTTTTTTATTCCAGCGTCCGCACAGCGCTAGTTTTAGTGTCGGTACATACttgtctagaaaaaaaaaagagaagttcaCCAAACCACATCTCATGAAAAGCAAAATTGCGCAATGCTGAATGGCTTTTCAATCTTCTCGGAGTCAAGCCCGATTACTTCATTATCTGTGTCTATGAATAATTGTCAAATGGTTAGAAGAAGTAACGTAAAAGTTCTTGAATGCGTTGTCGTTATTGCTTAAATATTCTCAAACAATACCGATCACTGAAATTGATTAGATGTCTTATGAAGAAATATATTCGATTGCGTCTCCACTGTAACGCGTGAAAATCATCATGTAAAGAAAATTCAAATTGCATTTCTAAATTCTCGTTCTGGTCGACGAAATATCGTTCTGCTTTGTAAAGGACATCAATCACGTAGCTGCTTCGCTGATAGCAGTAATCGCCGCTTTCTGCGAAATGGAAGGGAAACGTATTACCTCTTGCCACTTGCAAGTGTTAAGCATAGTCTGCCTTACCTGAGGGACAAAGAACCgttggaaaaaaagaaactgaaaggACGGGCAATGAGAATAAAATGAAGTGCTATATGACATACATATCAAAAACATGACCTTATGAGGCATGCCTTGGTGGGGGACTCTTAATATTGATGACCTGTGGTTCCCTAACATGCAGCTAAATATATATGTACGGGTGTTTGTTTCAGTTCGCTCCATGCAAATAAGCCCGTCTTGTCGagaaatcgaacccacggcctcgACCTTAGCGGCGTTACGTCatagccgctaagctaccacggtgtGTGGAGAGGAAGAATAGCAGCGAGTACAAAAATAGTCCTAGATGTGCACACTGAGCGTTTGTACTGCAATGCGAGCCGCACTCTGTAGCAAGTACACCAGAAAAATATAGTCCCATTAAAGCGACGagaaaaaaacagcatatccacggggtgaatgatgatgagtgggtcgaagctccggagggcatcatcggtaaaccttgaatacgagtaattcgccccagtaagtaaacacgtgagaaatgttaaatgacatcattcatattttcataacatctcatcttttcatcatatttcatcatactacaagtatagttttataacatctcgcatcggctgctcaacagtcacctgtgaagcgccggcggtggccatttctcctgatgtagggcttggctggagaagttccagagggatggcctctgGACtcaggcctcgcagtcggcgactgtagcggtggacaggagtatccactgcaggaacggattgcgggatcggactggcagaacagCTTCGTGacggggtggtgagcatcaggcgttgaagtccgaagaaccgaagacccgagcgtcgtcttcctcagaaaaatcgtggttgctgctcgagcttcccacttcgtcgtcctcagttatctagctgGCCTTGAGCCGTATTTTCAtctatacaagtaccgccatctagcggacactccacgaactaaacgagaggtggctactacatacatcggggaaccacgacccacggcttaaggagcttcgcccctaaaaaagaataCAATTCATCCATTAATGTCACTCGCAGCACAGTTGGACCTGTCTTTTATGGTGCGACATGCCATAAGCGTGGTGATATCCTGCAGTCTCTCAACTTGTTACACCTGCTTCAGATTATTACCCAACATGCACTGCTTCCCTCCCAGCGCACCGCCCCTTACTACTCTGTGTTTACTTGCTCGCACTGCAGTATGAGTAATCAACAGTGAACTTTGCGCCAAAACCACGACCACAAGGAAGCGCGAAGGAACACACagacaggacgggcgccaacTCACAACTGTTTATGCCTTGAAGAATCCAGGCTAATAAATGCACTTTTCGCCAACGCATGCTCTTCCTTTCTATGTGTTCCTTCGTGTTTCCACGTGGTCGTgtttttggcgcgaagttgactattcattccagacatgcaccaactagcccaacagcgagtACTCAACAGCGAGTATCAGTCAGTACTCAACGTAAAAAGAGAGCTGACTTGTCGTTCCTTTCGCACTAGCAATGCATCCTACACTCACCTGGACAAACAAATAATCTATCAGCCGTAAGCCCCACCACCTGGACCGCAGCTTACACAAACGGAAAGTGGTGCGCACGCTCGTTTACTCTGCCTACTCGACACAACAAGCAGCGCGGAAAGGGTTTTCGAAGCTAATGTTTCGACCCGTGATGGTTCCCCTCATGATTCCTTGTTCCACGCGTGTGCACAGGCAGTCGCTATGCGCTACGCAAATACATTTCAGCCCGCAATAAAAACGCTACCAAAACACTCGGAAAAGTCTTTCAGGGACACAATGGCGTTACATTAAGGATCATGGTCAGGCTGTCCGAAATGCTGCACCGGCCAGAAAGGTTGCCTAAAAGATTCTCCGACGATTACATATCCGCCTAATACTTCCTAATGCAAAGTCAGAGctcagcttcgtgttggggcaacgccaactgtgtttgaagtttgggCTATCCGCAGTGTACCAatataacattcgttacatattgccacagaaactgtcaGCACTGGAGTGCTACgtacaccactctgtgcattgcaggagtcgcgaaccaagcgaaacgccggcaGCCCCGTCAgcacaagcgaagccagccgcagtgcacgtgccagtccTGCATACACacaagctccgaccgaggggcaagcgcgcgtgacggaggaagaaagcgaggttcagtggctcgtgatattggACCTGTCTACAAGGTCGAAGTGATGAGTTGGTACATGAGTCTGGAatataaggtcgaagtctgggtcagttggtatatgacgctgaggcaaaaaccagtcaagacgccggacaagggatagaagtgacacacacaacgactggacgaGCAACTGTGCTTTGTTAGCtggcagcacctcccagaagaaccactgcgcatgcgctgttcacAAAAACACCATGAAGCCAAAAAAAgcaaacatgaaaaaagcaaaaaataaaccgGCCTACATGACGGCCAAGATTCTACCGCCACAGTGACAGGAAATCGCATTCCTTCTGTAATAATGAAATGGACGTCGTGCTGACACAATCGTCACGGTGCATGTTGATATGATATGCTTGAAGGATTCCGCGCTCGTCCTTGCCCCCGCCTCTACCCAGAATCTTAACATTGCAAAACAGTGGCACACAACCACACATCCGGCgatggcggggaagattagctccgtctgacgtgttcaacgaattgtggtgctattaagagactccgcgttcgctctatcggttacgccgacgtctgcaacgccaacggcgacgccccTCAACGTAGAAACGGGCGACTAGGAGCTGCGCTCTTAAAGGATTTCCGTATTTCGAGCCTTCAGTATATGTGTTTATGAACACTCATGATTCCCATTTGTCTAAAGCAATTCTGTTGCCTCCTTGGGGACACAGAATTGTCCAATTCAGCAAAAGTTCATGTTTGCAAAAAACCCAAAGGATAATGCTCCAAACAAGTGCTCAAGAACTACGATGCACAACACATCCTTAAGTTCCGTTTTTAGGTTTTTGTAAAAAAAGACAATACATAAAAAGTTGGCGCGAAATACCACCAAGCCTACCAGCATGCGCTGAGCCATTGTCAAAGCATGCCTCAAGCTTCTTACAAAGCGCAATAGTTCTAAGGTGCGACGCACCTTATGATGGGGAAACCATAAATAAGCCCTTATTTTGCGTGACTTGATGTTCGTAAATAGCATTTATTTGTGCATTTATTCACTCCCCTATTTTTTTGTCATTCGACAATACCTTACAggccaaagtgcgttggcgggctagttggtttatcattctgagtttgaacagcgcgactgAACGCGGCCCGGTGGCTGACATTGCATGGGGGCTGCAGTACTGCACCATCTTTACAAACAACGTAACGTTATTCACTACTATTACTAAAATGTTAGCCATCAATACTAGCTTCACTCGAATCTGATCAGAAAGTCTTACTTCAGAGACCCCATGCAATGGGGGTGTCTGACCTTctgctttctttgttttcttcctgGTTATCCGGTGCCCCCGACGCTTTGGCCCCGTGTACTGAAACTCAGCGCTGACGCAGGGTGCATCAAGCCATCCTCCCTGGTGTGCATGCTGAGTGTGGTGGATTTCCGGGGCTCGTGGAAGCAGGCGTTCGACGACCGCACCGCTACACGCGGCCTTTTCCACGAGTCGGACGGCCGTGCAACCACCGTGATCATGGTGCACCAGACGGGACGCTTCCGTGTTGCCAAGTGTCCCGATCTGAACGCCACGGCTGTCGAGCTGCCTTATGAGACACCTGGGCAGTGTCCACGAAGTGCGACGTGCCGGTCACACTCCGGCCTAAGCACGCCCAAGAGCGGTTCTATCACAAAAGCCGCGTGAGTGACTGAAACGCTTGCGCGCCATATTTTTTTAGACAGCGCTCTTTAGAAATGCATCGAAGGTTCCTTACATGTCGTCATTAAACGACTTCACAATTATTTGCTCTTGGCACGCACGGAGATTCCCAAATGAATTTGTGGAATAATGAggtaaataaatatgaaaattAGGCTAACCTAATAAACTATATAAGGTTTGAAAACTGACACTCATCGCGAGACTTAAACTCCGATTTATGGGCGTTAATAACCTGTTTCATACACGCAAACCGATAAAGCAGCGAATTATTCAGCATGGCAAATTGCATTCGTACCCACTCACGCATACACGGACGCACCACATACAGTAAACTAAGCCGCGCCTATAGGATTGTCTGGTGCAGGGGAGAAGGAATGGAAGGTAGCACCGCTTACAGATGACAGCCGCGGTAAAAAGCAAGAGTGCCTGTTTACAATCACCCTATCATATATCGCATCGACTGGTTAAGACAGAGCGGACAGTGCAGCTCGATTCACCGAGCAACTGTTCGCCACCCAGACACTCATCTGCCGCCCCTGGCACCCTATTCTCTTCGGAATACCTTGGAACACCACCATATCATGGAACACCACCGTCGACAACGAAAACGCGATTCTCCGCCACACCCTCGGATAGGTGTAAAATAAGCATATGAGTGGCGCCGTCTGCAGACAAATACATATCTGCAACTGCTATTAAAGCACGCCATCCACCCCACCGTAATGCCGGCAGTTACCCATGGTGTGGAAGACTGGTAACTGTCGCCCACATTAGGTGGTGATGCGAACTGAGGCCATCCAAAAATAATACACCTCACATTTCGGCGCAAGAAGCCAGAATGGAGCAATGGGAGACCTGGATCGCCAGCAAGGAAAAGGAAGCCCGAGTGACGTTCCTCCTCTTGAGGCTAGTGGAGTCCTGGACTACGGAACCCAatccctttcttcttttttcaataAGGGCCTCTATACATGCATCATATCGTGACCATGCCAGAGTACCAGTACGGTGGGACAATGGATGTCTTTCGTCATATACAAGCTGTCTTATGCTTCACCCCCTAAAACGATCTTCCCAAGGGATCCACTTGTCATCAACACCATCACACTACACGTGGTTTGTTGTCGTCATCGAGCCTCTCCCTTCACATGGGTCTGGCCACGCTGCATCACTCTCCCGTTTACTATAAGTCATATTGCTCCTAAAGCTACCCCAGTTATCTTGTAtgacattccaattcgttgccaTGGAATTCATCGCATCgcttttgcggtgaaactgtgtaGTTTTTATGAAGATTAACCCTTGCAACTATTCGCAGTGTGGATGCATTCGCTGGCCCGGAGTTCTCACTCGTAGTCTTACTACCCATGGAGAAGGACGGCCTTGAGCTACTGGAGTCGAAGCTGAACGCGTTCACGGCCATGACCTGCTTTGGCCAGCTCAAGGCCCGCAAACGTGTCAGGGTCAGTCTGCCCCTCCTGAAGGTCAAACTGGTACGTGACTACTTTGGCTCCTGTAACTCGGTATGAAAATTTTGTCTAAATAGAAAACCCGCAGACAGACACTGTCACAACAGTGACGGCAGCAGGTTCTTGGGCCGCGTCAACCAGTTGGCATGCGTGGCGATGCAAGTTGTaacgagcgcgggccaagaaaccgccgttaacttatcggcctaccgctgcaacagagccggcgagtcgcggccccagctgatttcgtttgctcaaaccacggctgacagctgcatgttcgctgcgcgcgaatgcgctagtcacgtggttctttttgtatttcgcggctttctttgcagcttggaaaaaatggtatacgtgagactttctttatcgcaaatgatgcaatgggagtttctgaagacgctctcgaactttgcaagtcgcatttatTGCCTAATGTGAATATATAGCAATTTAGGataataatcctaattaacaaataaaTTATTGAGAAAGCAAAAATTTGTCAGttgtgcgcaaggtgactgtcagaaATTTGCAACTgctttcactcgcctgcctctcaTATTCTGTTTCTTAGCCCTTGGCCAATGATAGCTgcgacaccctgtatatatacatgcagtgtgtcggaacggaaagaaaacgtaaccgaaattttattatttcgttccggagtgaaaaaaaatttaaattgtttttcggttcacgggaaATTGTGGCCATCCGGAACAACCGAGgccatgcaacgtgagcaatactGCATATCTCAGGgcatagtattagcgcgtacctcaggcaagaattccaaagtaaGGATGTGTTGAGATtgcgcgaaaaacgaaaacagtggcagccACAGACGTTTATAAACACAAGTGGTCTTTCGTGTGCCTGTCAGGCAGGCcaacgtggagagggcattctcgacGTTGATGTTTGTTTCATCAGAACATCGCGGTCTCACACaacagagagtacactcaatgacgtgctgctgcTGAAGTCGTGCTCACTCCTTTGACACGAAGCATTGTGCCTGCTCAAAATATTCataattcacttttgagaaaataattacTATCACTTCGAAGGgtgctggtttgtgctagttggtaggaatacgtggcaTAGTTACTTCCGCTCTGAAGAACGTAGGAATAATGTGCTTTACCCTTGttccactttcttaagaggagcgcaagttatACCACAAATCCAGCTTTTATCGTTTGCTAAACTTGAAATGTTTGCATACAATTAAAAGGCGTCATGAACCATTagggaaaaaaatttttcttccgGCACAGAAACGGAAGGGAacgttttgcggtggaacgaaactaaaaccgaaacgaaaaacatttcgttacGACACCCTGAATGCATGGCTGATTTCTCACGAGGATTTGACGTCAGATTTTGAGAAACATATCCGAGCTGAAATCttgacgccgattctgaaatatcgagttttaacacgatagcgttaaaaacCGGTGTCGCAGAAGTTTCGGAGtctgtgtcggcgtcgttggttgcgagcgaaaaatcttcattctccgtgaccgaaaaatcgccaTGGAGGCAAATAGTAAAAAATGATGAACCCaaggtggaatcgaacccagggcttcggcgtggcaagcaggtgttctaccacagagccacgccagtgcttggaacgctagcgaaagtaactttcatgcttcataAACATACGCCTCCTGTGTACGAGCGTCACAGTACGAAATGTTACATCGCAGCAAAACCTGGTACATTGCCATCAGACGTCACAACATGTGATTGCATAACGAGCTGGTGGTTTAAATCCGACCACCCATTACCAAGGGCACACGCATCcctgcgcgtattctcttacgAACAGGTAGTGAGtgtatcgcaacttcgaaaaagtatcacgcgcgtaattacTGTTGGTTTGAAGCAtgccacccactacaaagggcacacgcattagtgcgcgcattctcttacacacacgtagtaggtacactgttgtcataaaagtgctgtcaAAAAGGGCGGAAATTACCTTTcctgtgtcgtgtgtgtgtggttaCGTTTTCTTTCCCTTTCGACACACTGCATGTATAACGACAAGCGGTTTATACGAGCACAAAGCTGTCTGTAGATGTGCACTGCTGATGTATGCTTGCATAAAGAACTATAGGAGGCCTGCACAGTTCGAGTGTTACTGTGACAGACTTTGCCAACTCACACTCTGGACGGGAACCAGCAAGCTAACTTAAATCAGGTCAGTCTACTTTCACCATAGCTGAAAAacagtaggtaaggcacaactACACGCaggcagatcgcgctttcaataaaTGCAATAGCAAACACTTTTTATCGCCTGCTATAACGCTTCAATCCTTCAAAATGCTCGTAAACTTGAAAACAAGGTAATCTCGGCGAGAAATAAAATACGAGGACACGGGCACATACGTCAATTGAatggcacacacacagacactgggaGAAGTAAACTCTTTTAAAAGTCTGCGACCCTTAgttttctttcaagagcccaaggaaaagaaaaaaatacgcaaATGTGTGGACAACTATCTGTATTTATGCAAAAAACTgcaaattccccccccccccctcccattagAGATGAAAACCATAATTTAAttggtgtagcacttgtttcaaaatataAAGGGTGAGTCCCACCTGCAAAAAATTATGCGAAAAGAAAATTGTTGTATAAGTTCTTACCTAGAAGAGAACGTtgtgaacaggcgaaaactcgataacatcgtacggctacAAAGGGGCGAACAAGCTACAATTACccaggctgaagcgacgcgcgggaGAACCACAACTTTAAAGGCGCCCGTCGAAACAGTCAAAGGAAAGTAAGTTCTCTCCATAAAACACGACTTCAAACACTCACACCCCCACACATTCGAAACCATTCTAAAATAGCGCAAATAGTGCAAAGTAGCTTTGAAGAGTCAGAATAGCAGTACAGCTAGGCGCTCGAACGTAAACGTTAATGTATATCTTGAGACAAGATCTAATAAGTGCTGCCAATAAAAGTCAGCGCGTTCGAAAGTGAACAAAAATCGTAACCTACATTAATATTAGATAAGTGTAATCATGCATGCCGCAAAAAAATTACGCAGTAACGTACTTCCGAAACGTGTCGCGCATGTAGCCCCTGATGCAACCAAACTCGCATTTTCATTTTTCAGGATTTTCGAATAAAAGtgtgcacaggtaaagaaaatgaacttaccttgAACAAGGACAGAGGCATGTAGTTTAAAAAATCCGCAATTGCAAGGAATGGTAAATGTACATGAATGTGATCGCgtccgtccctccatctaagcagaaatgaagctgcGAGAGTCTCGCACTCAAATTGAGACGCCCATTTCTCTGCAGGAAATGTTGCGGGACAAGACCTCACTCCAGTCCGCGTATAACTGCCACTAACAGTCACTCCAACGGAGCGTAATACTTGCATGAAGGTACACGAatgctgaacatgccgcgaagtagcttctcCACAGATGCgttcataatttctgtgaaacacAGCACTGACGGAGCACGAAACAAAACGAGAGGAGACGAAcgcggcgagcgcgaccggcACGTCCGAATTCCGCGTGCTATACTGACGTCACAcgacggccgcgcggatggatacacagGATACAGCATcagcgctacgaagcccgtcacgaagttaggcggtaattGCTGTTCAGTTACGAAAAGCTTGCTGCTTAAAGACCTTCGCACTATGCATGCTTGCTGACGCAAAGCAACAcaacaaatttattgtttttttttttcgcgtaattTTTTTTGTCGCAATAAGAGATGGCGCAcaagctcgagttcaagcgttGAAGTTGCAATGGTTTTTGCATGGAGCAAACGGCGCGGTAGCGTGCGCTTGCCAGCAGCAGGAGTACTAATAAAGTCAAATGAAAAGAAACGATAGTCGCAGGTACATCACGTTCCTCTGATAGCTCGTTGCAATGAGGTTTGAGATACACGGTCTAGGCGACACCGCGTACAGGTAGGCGTTGTATTACGCGCCGAGGCGCCGAGACATTGCATCTCAAACATCACCGCAACGAGCTATCAGAGGAACATGATCTACCGGCGA
The nucleotide sequence above comes from Rhipicephalus sanguineus isolate Rsan-2018 chromosome 8, BIME_Rsan_1.4, whole genome shotgun sequence. Encoded proteins:
- the LOC119403593 gene encoding serpin B3; the encoded protein is MNVSAYFDYCDREIPHRRRSDIMRFFDMGYLNNVHHDQSIVTIGPDTQTSEVVRLERFSWDFSKGAEESRQKIDHYARLYANAFEPDEILPQGCIKPSSLVCMLSVVDFRGSWKQAFDDRTATRGLFHESDGRATTVIMVHQTGRFRVAKCPDLNATAVELPYETPGQCPRSATCRSHSGLSTPKSGSITKAAVDAFAGPEFSLVVLLPMEKDGLELLESKLNAFTAMTCFGQLKARKRVRVSLPLLKVKLVTDMIPVLAALGVKRVFTEDAELWGSTAGDKRVTLMRHAVAFETAQSGGRPQPRTKQRGLHLNGLMHGIRALVKVPRQIEQFTVDRPFAFFVTCAHPQAIMLLGSVRQISS